DNA sequence from the Tepidibacillus fermentans genome:
ATATTCCAACGCGCTCCGTTAGAACATACAAGCCCCATAAAAAAAGGTAGCTCGAAGAAAAGCTACCCTTATCATATACAAAATTCTATTTACCCTAAGCTTTCATAATTTTATAAACTTCCTCAATAATATGTTCTTTCGTTAAACCATACTTCTCAAGTAATTCATCAGGTTTACCAGATTCTCCAAACGTATCCTCAACACCTACACGTCGAACAATCGTTGGTGCGTGTTCAGTAACCACTTCAGCTACGGCACTACCTAATCCACCATAAATATTATGTTCTTCAGCGGTGACGATTCCCTTCGTTTCTTTAGCAGCCTTAATAATCATCTCCTGATCAATCGGCTTCACAGAAGACATATTGATGATACGAGCAGAAATTCCTTCTTGTTCTAATTGTTTTGCCGCTTCAATTGCTGGGCTTACCATCACACCCATCGCAATGATGGTTACATCAGAACCCTCTTTTACAACGGTTCCTTTACCAATCTCAAATTTGTAATTCTCATCAAAAATCACTGGAACGGCTGGACGACCTAAGCGAATATACATTGGACCATCGTACTCGGCAGCTGCATGGATTACTTGCCTTGTCTCTTCCGCATCTGCTGGAACAATAACCGTCATATTCGGTATCGCTCTCATCATCGCAATATCTTCTACAGCTTGGTGGGAAGCTCCATCCTCTCCGAGAGTAAGTCCGGAGTGAGTCACAGCGATTTTCACATTTAACTTCGGATAGCAGATCGAGTTACGAATCATATCCCCTACACGTAAGGTTCCAAATAAAGCAAAGGTACTCACAAACGGAATCTTTCCTGTTGTTGCAAGACCTGCAGCAGTTCCAATCATATTGGCTTCAGCGATCCCCATATCAAAGAAACGCTCCGGATATTTTTTCGCAAAATCGATCGTTTTCGTTGACTTAGCGAGATCTGCATCTAAGACAACGATATTTGGATATTTTTCAGCAATTTCTACTAATGCTTTCCCATAAGCATCACGGGTTGCAATTTTAGTCATTTTGCTTCCCTCCCAATTCTTCTAAAGCTTGTTGTAATTGTTCCTTATTAGGTGCTGTTCCATGCCATCCGACTTGATTTTCCATAAAGGAAACCCCTTTTCCTTTTACAGTATTGGCAATAATCAAGGTTGGTTTTCCTTTGATTTGTTTTGCTTCTTGGATGGCATCATGGATTTGATTCATATCATGGCCATCAATTTCAATCACATGCCAACCAAATGCGTGGAACTTCTCATCCACAGGTGCTGGGTTTAGTATATCTTCAACCGAGCCATCAATCTGCAGATGGTTATAGTCAAGGATTGCAGTGAGATTGTCCAATTTGTAATGAGCAGCTGCCATGGCTGCTTCCCAAATCATTCCCTCTTGGATTTCGCCATCACCAATCATGACATAAACGCGATAATCTCTCTGATCTAATTTTCCGGCAAGTGCCATACCATTGGCTGAAGATAATCCTTGTCCTAATGAACCCGTACTTTGTTCTACTCCTGGTAGAGATTTACGACTTGGGTGTCCTTGAAGACGAGAATTAATCTTACGGAAAGTCATTAGCTCTTCTTTTGGAAAAAATCCCTTTTCTGCTAGAGCAGCGTAAAGAACAGGACTTGCATGTCCTTTGCTTAAAACAAAGCGGTCACGATCTGGATCCTGGGGATTCTGAGGATCAATCTTCATCTCATGAAAGTATAAATATGTAACGATGTCTGCGGCAGATAAAGAACCACCAGGATGTCCCGAATTGGCCTCAGCTACCATTTTTACAATATCTTGACGAATGGTATTGGCAATTTTCTTTAATGAAGAATGTGTTTGTTCATCTAAAGGCATATTCTTCCCTCCATAACAAGAATATAGATTTTCTATGTGATTTGGCAAATCGTACATCAATGTGCACGAAAACCCTCACCTAACACCTCATGAGTATCTGTGACAATGACAAAAGCATTTGAATCAACGGATTTAATTAACTCCTTTAATCGCGTTGTTTCCCTTTGGTCAAAAACAACCATCAAAACATCTCTTCTGTTTCCTGTATAAGCTCCTTTTCCGTTAAGAATAGTGGCCCCCCGGTCTAAATCGTGGAGAATTACTTGTCCAATTTGCTCTTGTTGTTCTGAAATAATAAAGGCCAGCTTCGAATACGCTAACCCGATTTGGACAAAATCAATCGTCTTACTGGTTAAAAATAACGAAATCAATGCATAAAGTGCATTTTCAGGACCAAAAACTATTCCAGATGTAAAAACGACCAAACCGTCCATCAGTAAAACAGCAAAACCTAAACTGATACCTGTATACTTATGTAAAATTTGTGCTGCAAGATCAGTTCCCCCTGTTGAAGCTTTTCCTCGAAAAACAAAACCTAAGCCGATTCCAAGTACTACACCGCCATAAACAGCGGCTAATAAGGGAAAATGCGTGATCGGCTTTAGATTTTTGGTAATTAAAACAAAGAAAGGGAGGATGATGGAACCGAATGCAGTTTTTGCTCCGAATTTTTTCCCAAGTAAGAATAATCCAGCAATGAAAAGTGGAATGTTGAGTGACCATTGTGTAATCGCTGGCTCAATGCCAAATTGACGTTCAATGATCGTACTTAATCCACTTACACCCCCTGGGGCGATTCCATTCGGATTAAGAAATAAATTAAATGCTAGGGCGACAATCAATGACCCTAAAATCAAATAACTATATTCTTGAATATATTGATACCCTTTCTGAGATGGATTTAACTTCATTTCACGTTGTTGCTTCATAATCATTCTCCATTGAGCAGGGTTTCATCTTCTAATTGGTTGTTTCACTTTGATTCGAGATTTTACTCCTTAGATAGGAATCAATGAAAATGTCAATCTCCCCATCCATTACAGCATTGACATTTCCCACCTCAGTATTGGTTCGATGATCTTTTACCATCGAGTAAGGGTGGAAGACATAAGAACGAATTTGACTTCCCCAGCCAATTTCCTTTTGGTCTCCACGTATTTCAGCCAATTCTTTTTCTTGTTCTTCTCGTTGTTTTTCATACAATCTAGCTTTCAAAATCTTCATCGCTCGCTCTCTATTCTTGATCTGCGAGCGCTCCGTTTGACAAGTAACCACAATATTCGTAGGGATATGTGTGATCCGAACTGCCGAATCAGTCGTATTCACGTGTTGGCCACCTGCACCACTTGAACGATACGTATCAATTTTTAAGTCTTCTGGTCGAATTTCGATATCGACATCATCATCTAATTCCGGCATCACTTCAACTGAAGAAAAAGAAGTATGTCTTCTGCCTGAAGCATCAAAAGGAGAGATTCGAACTAAGCGATGTACTCCTTTTTCTGCTGCCAAATAACCATACGCGTTGTGACCTTTGATCAACAAAGTGACGCTTTTGATCCCTGCTTCATCGCCAGCTAAATAATCTAATACTTCCACTTTATATCCATGCGATTCCGCCCATCTCGTATACATGCGAAGTAACATCGAGGCCCAGTCTTGGGATTCCGTCCCCCCTGCCCCAGGGTGAATCTCTAGAATCGCGTTATTTTTATCATAAGGGCCATTTAAAAGCAATTGCAACTCATAGTCAGCAAAATTCTTGCTTAATGCTTTCACTCCTTTTGCTACTTCATGGAGAATCGATTCGTCATTCTCTTCCAACGCTAATTCTAACATAACCTGCAAATCTTCATATTCTTGCTCAAGATTAGTGATTTGCTCCACTTGTTCTTTCAAACGATTCACTTCGTTAATCACTTTTTGCGCCGCATCATTATCATTCCAAAAATCAGGTTGAGCCATTTTTTGTTCTAACTCAGCGATTCGGCTCTTTTTACTTTCTATGTCAAAGAGACCCCCTAATCTCTGCCAATCGTTTGGCCATCTTTTCTAGTTCATTCTTTAGTTCTCCCTGCGATATCATAGCTTCACCTCTTTAAATAAATCTCAAATTTCATCATACCATAGTTTACCCATTACTCCAAGGATTAGAAGTTGAGCAGAAAACTGAAACTTTCATAGCGACCATAAGCTTCTTTACTCATTTCAGTTTCCCTTCATCAACCGTACGTGAGGTTTCCCTTATACGGCTTCCGATGTTTTTCTTCCTTAGACTTTCGGTTATCCTAAGCCGCTAATTTGATTAACTTGTCTTTGATTAAGAAATTAATCTCTCCTAATTTCCCATGTTTACGCCGTTTATTCCGCTTCTTCTTCCACAATAATTAAGAAAAAAAGGTTGCTTTTGCAACCTTTTTACACTTTTTTATTTTTTTTATTTTCACTTTTGACTTGCTTGTAAGGCTTGATCTAGATCGGCAATCAGATCATTTACATTTTCAATTCCGATGGATAAACGAATCATTTCAGGAGTAACACCAGCACTAAGTTGCTCTTCAAGAGATAATTGTTGGTGGGTTGTACTTGCTGGATGAATGACTAATGATTTGGCATCTCCAACATTGGCTAAATGGGAGAATAGTTTTAAGTTGTTAATAAATTTTCTTCCTTCTTCGACTCCACCTTTAATGCCAAAGGTGAAGATTGCCCCTTGACCCTTTGGTAGGTATTTTTGTGCTAAATCATAATATTGATTTGAAGGAAGGCCCGGATAATTCACCCAAGTAACGAAATCATGGTTTTCTAAAAACTGTGCAATTTGCAAAGCATTTGCACTATGTCGCTCCATTCGTAAATGCAATGTTTCTAATCCTTGAAGAAGTAAAAAAGCATTAAAAGGTGAAATCGCTGCTCCCATATCCCTTAATAACTGAACCCTTGCTTTGATAATGTATGCTAATGATCCAAAGTCTTTGGTATATACCACCCCATGATAACTTGGATCTGGTTCCGTTAAACCTGGAAATTTACCATTATCCCAATTAAATTTGCCTCCATCGACAATTACACCGCCAATAGAAGTTCCATGACCACCGATAAATTTGGTCGCAGAATGAACAACAATATCAGCTCCATGATCAAATGGACGAAGAAGATAAGGGGTAGCAAACGTATTATCTACGATAAGAGGAATTCCTGCTTCATGGGCAATGTTGGCAACAGCCTCGATATCTAGCACATCAATTTTGGGATTTCCGATACTTTCAGCATAAATTGCTTTCGTTTTTTCGCTTATGGCTTGTCGAAAATTCTCTGTGTTACTTTGATCAACAAACTTAACCGTAATTCCTAGTTTCGGGAGTGTGGTAGAAAAAAGATTATATGTACCACCATACAAACTACTTGAGGATACGATTTCATCCCCAGCACCAGCAATGTTAAGAATTGCATAGGTAATGGCTGCAGATCCAGAAGCAAGAGCCAAGGCTCCAACTCCACCTTCTAATTGAGCCACGCGATTTTCAAATACATCTTGAGTGGGGTTCATTATTCGAGTATAAATATTCCCTGGTTCTTTTAAAGCAAATAAGTTAGCAGCATGATCTGTATCTTTAAATACATAAGAAGTGGTTTGATAGATCGGTACTGCTCTTGAACCTGTTACTGGATCAGGTTGTTGACCCCCATGTAAAGCAATCGTTTCGAATTCATAACTTTTTTCTTGACTCATCTTATTTCTCCTCTCTTTTTATGAAAATAAAAAACTCCCTCTCGATGAGAAGGAGTGAATAACCTTTCCCCCCCTCATCTTTCAGAATCATAAGATTCTGCTGGAATTAGCACCTGCCAACACAGTTAGACTGTGCGTCGGTTGCCGGGCTTCATTGGGCCAGTCCCTCCGCCGCTCTGGATAAGAGGCATAACCAATATGAAATTTTAAAGGAATTTGAATTCATTATAGTTTGACCCTGAAATCTTGTCAATCGATGAATGTGCTGCTAATGTGCTGCTCCATGACAGTGTTTATATTTCTTACCACTTCCACATGGACATGGATCGTTTCGACCGATTTTCTGTGCTGCACGAACTGGTTTTTTCTTCGAATTTGGTTCTGGATTGGTATTATCTACCGCATGACCCACAGCAACAGCCTCACGTTGAAGATGATTCTGGATTTGGGCTTTCATGATATAAGTAGCCACTTCTTCTTCGATGGCTTGGATCATGGCCTGGAACATTTCAAATCCCTCCATCTGATATTCCCGTAATGGATCTGTTTGACCATATGCTCTCAGATGAATCCCTTGCCGTAATTGATCCATCGCATCGATATGATCCATCCATTTACTATCGACGGCACGAAGAAGAATGACTTTTTCAAATTCACGCATATTCTCACCAAGTTCTTCTTCTCTTCGATGATATTGTTGTTCCACAACCTCACGGAAACGCTCCAAAATCTCTTCTGGTTCTTTGCCCCATATATCTTTTTCGGAAAGAGTTCCTTCATTTAAAAAGGTTGCATTGGCATGGTCTAATAAAGACTTCAAATCCCAATCTTCTTGGACTTGATCGGTTGGACAATGGATATTGACCAAACGTTC
Encoded proteins:
- a CDS encoding transketolase is translated as MPLDEQTHSSLKKIANTIRQDIVKMVAEANSGHPGGSLSAADIVTYLYFHEMKIDPQNPQDPDRDRFVLSKGHASPVLYAALAEKGFFPKEELMTFRKINSRLQGHPSRKSLPGVEQSTGSLGQGLSSANGMALAGKLDQRDYRVYVMIGDGEIQEGMIWEAAMAAAHYKLDNLTAILDYNHLQIDGSVEDILNPAPVDEKFHAFGWHVIEIDGHDMNQIHDAIQEAKQIKGKPTLIIANTVKGKGVSFMENQVGWHGTAPNKEQLQQALEELGGKQND
- a CDS encoding homocysteine synthase, producing MSQEKSYEFETIALHGGQQPDPVTGSRAVPIYQTTSYVFKDTDHAANLFALKEPGNIYTRIMNPTQDVFENRVAQLEGGVGALALASGSAAITYAILNIAGAGDEIVSSSSLYGGTYNLFSTTLPKLGITVKFVDQSNTENFRQAISEKTKAIYAESIGNPKIDVLDIEAVANIAHEAGIPLIVDNTFATPYLLRPFDHGADIVVHSATKFIGGHGTSIGGVIVDGGKFNWDNGKFPGLTEPDPSYHGVVYTKDFGSLAYIIKARVQLLRDMGAAISPFNAFLLLQGLETLHLRMERHSANALQIAQFLENHDFVTWVNYPGLPSNQYYDLAQKYLPKGQGAIFTFGIKGGVEEGRKFINNLKLFSHLANVGDAKSLVIHPASTTHQQLSLEEQLSAGVTPEMIRLSIGIENVNDLIADLDQALQASQK
- a CDS encoding transketolase family protein; protein product: MTKIATRDAYGKALVEIAEKYPNIVVLDADLAKSTKTIDFAKKYPERFFDMGIAEANMIGTAAGLATTGKIPFVSTFALFGTLRVGDMIRNSICYPKLNVKIAVTHSGLTLGEDGASHQAVEDIAMMRAIPNMTVIVPADAEETRQVIHAAAEYDGPMYIRLGRPAVPVIFDENYKFEIGKGTVVKEGSDVTIIAMGVMVSPAIEAAKQLEQEGISARIINMSSVKPIDQEMIIKAAKETKGIVTAEEHNIYGGLGSAVAEVVTEHAPTIVRRVGVEDTFGESGKPDELLEKYGLTKEHIIEEVYKIMKA
- a CDS encoding YitT family protein; the protein is MKQQREMKLNPSQKGYQYIQEYSYLILGSLIVALAFNLFLNPNGIAPGGVSGLSTIIERQFGIEPAITQWSLNIPLFIAGLFLLGKKFGAKTAFGSIILPFFVLITKNLKPITHFPLLAAVYGGVVLGIGLGFVFRGKASTGGTDLAAQILHKYTGISLGFAVLLMDGLVVFTSGIVFGPENALYALISLFLTSKTIDFVQIGLAYSKLAFIISEQQEQIGQVILHDLDRGATILNGKGAYTGNRRDVLMVVFDQRETTRLKELIKSVDSNAFVIVTDTHEVLGEGFRAH
- the prfB gene encoding peptide chain release factor 2 (programmed frameshift) translates to MISQGELKNELEKMAKRLAEIRGSLDIESKKSRIAELEQKMAQPDFWNDNDAAQKVINEVNRLKEQVEQITNLEQEYEDLQVMLELALEENDESILHEVAKGVKALSKNFADYELQLLLNGPYDKNNAILEIHPGAGGTESQDWASMLLRMYTRWAESHGYKVEVLDYLAGDEAGIKSVTLLIKGHNAYGYLAAEKGVHRLVRISPFDASGRRHTSFSSVEVMPELDDDVDIEIRPEDLKIDTYRSSGAGGQHVNTTDSAVRITHIPTNIVVTCQTERSQIKNRERAMKILKARLYEKQREEQEKELAEIRGDQKEIGWGSQIRSYVFHPYSMVKDHRTNTEVGNVNAVMDGEIDIFIDSYLRSKISNQSETTN